A single genomic interval of Tsukamurella paurometabola harbors:
- a CDS encoding DUF3817 domain-containing protein: MNESLASKVVTAFKIVAFVEALTWVWLLIGMYGKWVGGDATAVRVPGMTHGMVFVLFVALTLAVAWLRKWDLKTLALGLLSTVPPLCSVVFEVWAQRAGKLDAPGTAAKAAEPADAIGG, translated from the coding sequence ATGAACGAATCCCTCGCGTCCAAGGTCGTCACGGCCTTCAAGATCGTCGCCTTCGTCGAGGCGCTCACCTGGGTGTGGCTGCTCATCGGCATGTACGGCAAGTGGGTCGGCGGCGATGCGACCGCGGTTCGCGTCCCCGGTATGACCCACGGCATGGTCTTCGTCCTGTTCGTCGCGCTCACCCTCGCCGTGGCGTGGCTGCGGAAGTGGGACCTGAAGACCCTGGCGCTCGGCCTGCTGTCCACGGTGCCGCCGCTGTGCTCCGTGGTGTTCGAGGTGTGGGCCCAGCGCGCCGGCAAGCTCGACGCGCCCGGGACCGCGGCGAAGGCGGCCGAGCCGGCCGACGCGATCGGCGGTTAG
- the murA gene encoding UDP-N-acetylglucosamine 1-carboxyvinyltransferase produces the protein MGEKFLVHGGARLTGEVTVGGAKNSVLKLMAATLLAEGTSVLTNCPEILDVPLMADVLRGLGAEVELEGDTARITTPAVLNHRADFDAVKQFRASVCVLGPLMAREHRAVVALPGGDAIGSRPLDMHQSGLRALGATSSIEHGCVVAQADSLQGAEITLEFPSVGATENILMAAVLASGLTVISNVAREPEIVDLCSMLVQMGADIEGIGTDTLMVRGVEKLHPTEHRVIGDRIVAATWGFAAVMTRGDITVNGVAPETLGVVLQKLQDAGATVTERADGFRIASPERPHAVNVATLPFPGFPTDLQPMAIGMACVADGTSMITENVFEARFRFVEEMVRLGADARTDGHHAVIRGVEQLSSAAVWSTDIRAGVGLVLAGLCADGVTEVHDVFHIDRGYPNFVGNVTALGGRIERVS, from the coding sequence GTGGGAGAGAAGTTTCTGGTGCACGGCGGAGCCCGGCTGACCGGCGAGGTCACCGTGGGCGGCGCGAAGAACAGTGTGCTCAAGCTGATGGCGGCGACATTGCTCGCCGAGGGCACGTCGGTACTGACCAACTGCCCGGAGATCCTCGACGTGCCGCTCATGGCGGACGTGCTGCGCGGGTTGGGCGCGGAGGTCGAGCTCGAGGGCGACACGGCCCGGATCACCACACCCGCGGTGCTGAACCACCGCGCGGACTTCGACGCGGTCAAGCAGTTCCGCGCTTCCGTGTGTGTGCTGGGCCCGCTGATGGCCCGCGAGCACCGCGCGGTGGTGGCGCTCCCGGGCGGCGATGCGATCGGTTCGCGCCCGCTCGACATGCACCAGTCGGGCCTGCGCGCCCTCGGCGCGACCAGCTCCATCGAGCACGGTTGCGTTGTGGCTCAAGCGGATTCGCTGCAAGGTGCGGAGATCACGCTGGAGTTCCCCTCGGTGGGCGCCACTGAGAACATCCTCATGGCGGCCGTCCTGGCCTCGGGGCTCACGGTGATCAGCAATGTCGCGCGCGAGCCGGAGATCGTCGACCTGTGCTCGATGCTGGTGCAGATGGGTGCCGACATCGAGGGGATCGGCACCGACACGCTCATGGTGCGCGGCGTGGAGAAGTTGCACCCCACGGAGCACCGGGTGATCGGTGATCGCATCGTCGCGGCCACGTGGGGCTTCGCCGCGGTGATGACGCGCGGCGACATCACCGTCAACGGCGTCGCCCCCGAGACCCTCGGGGTCGTGCTCCAGAAGCTGCAGGATGCGGGGGCGACGGTGACCGAACGCGCGGACGGATTCCGCATCGCGTCGCCGGAGCGGCCGCACGCCGTCAACGTCGCGACCCTGCCCTTCCCCGGGTTCCCCACCGACCTGCAGCCGATGGCGATCGGCATGGCGTGCGTCGCCGACGGGACGTCGATGATCACCGAGAACGTCTTCGAGGCGCGATTCCGCTTCGTCGAGGAGATGGTGCGGCTCGGCGCGGACGCGCGGACCGACGGTCATCACGCGGTGATCAGGGGAGTGGAGCAGCTCTCGAGTGCAGCGGTCTGGTCGACGGACATCCGGGCCGGCGTCGGTCTGGTTCTCGCCGGGCTGTGCGCCGACGGGGTGACCGAGGTGCACGACGTGTTCCACATCGACCGCGGATACCCGAACTTCGTCGGGAACGTGACGGCCCTCGGCGGGCGGATCGAGCGCGTCTCCTAG
- a CDS encoding acetyl-CoA C-acetyltransferase, translated as MAPTVSPQDASHDPTVIVAGARTPFGKLLGALKSQSGTDLGAVAIRGALEKSGVDPQTIDYVIMGQVLTAGAGQMPARQAAIAGGVPWDVPTLTINKMCLSGINAIALADQLIRAGEYEVVVAGGQESMTQAPHILTGSREGHKYGSIEMLDHTAYDGLHDVFTDQPMGGLTEQLNTTDTVTYSREEQDVFAADSHRKAAEAWAAGKFADEVVPVEIPQRRGEPIRVTEDEGVRGDTTVESLAKLRPAFAKDGSITAGNASQLTDGAVAVVVMRRSKAQELGLDYLAEIGAHGVVAGPDSSLQHQPSNAIKKACEKQGITPADLDLLEINEAFAAVGLASTADLGVDAAKVNVDGGAIAIGHPLGASGARIVLHLALELARRGGGTGAAGLCGAGGQGDALIITVPGK; from the coding sequence GTGGCCCCGACCGTATCCCCGCAGGACGCCAGCCACGACCCGACGGTCATCGTCGCCGGCGCGCGGACGCCCTTCGGCAAGCTGCTCGGCGCGCTCAAGTCGCAGTCGGGTACGGACCTCGGCGCGGTCGCCATCCGCGGCGCCCTCGAGAAGAGCGGCGTCGACCCGCAGACCATCGACTACGTCATCATGGGGCAGGTCCTCACCGCCGGCGCCGGGCAGATGCCCGCCCGCCAGGCCGCCATCGCCGGCGGCGTGCCGTGGGACGTGCCGACCCTCACGATCAACAAGATGTGCCTCTCGGGCATCAACGCCATCGCCCTCGCCGATCAGCTGATCCGCGCCGGCGAGTACGAGGTCGTCGTCGCCGGCGGCCAGGAGTCGATGACGCAGGCGCCGCACATCCTCACGGGCAGCCGCGAGGGCCACAAGTACGGCAGCATCGAGATGCTCGATCACACCGCCTACGACGGGCTCCACGACGTCTTCACCGACCAGCCGATGGGCGGCCTCACCGAGCAGCTCAACACCACCGACACCGTCACCTACTCCCGCGAGGAGCAGGACGTCTTCGCCGCCGACTCGCACCGCAAGGCCGCCGAGGCCTGGGCGGCCGGCAAGTTCGCCGACGAGGTCGTGCCGGTCGAGATCCCCCAGCGCCGCGGCGAGCCGATCCGCGTCACCGAGGACGAGGGTGTCCGCGGCGACACCACCGTCGAGTCGCTGGCGAAACTGCGCCCGGCCTTCGCCAAGGACGGCAGCATCACCGCCGGCAACGCCTCGCAGCTCACCGACGGAGCGGTCGCGGTCGTCGTGATGCGCAGGAGCAAGGCGCAGGAACTCGGCCTCGACTACCTCGCCGAGATCGGCGCGCACGGCGTCGTCGCCGGCCCGGACTCGTCGCTGCAGCACCAGCCGTCGAACGCCATCAAGAAGGCCTGCGAGAAGCAGGGCATCACCCCGGCCGATCTCGACCTGCTGGAGATCAACGAGGCGTTCGCGGCCGTCGGCCTCGCGTCCACCGCCGACCTCGGCGTCGACGCCGCCAAGGTCAACGTCGACGGTGGCGCGATCGCCATCGGCCACCCGCTCGGGGCGTCCGGCGCCCGCATCGTCCTGCACCTCGCACTCGAGCTCGCCCGCCGCGGCGGCGGCACCGGTGCCGCCGGCCTGTGCGGCGCCGGCGGCCAGGGCGACGCGCTCATCATCACCGTCCCCGGGAAGTAA
- a CDS encoding F0F1 ATP synthase subunit epsilon: protein MADTAFQVEVVSVEERLWSGEATFVIAQTTEGELGVLAHHEPLFGQLTTGGAVAIDTVGGERLAAAIRGGFLSVTGEKVTVLADGAEWASTLEEAEVRRALEAAAEGSDEQATAQGQLRAIEFLAGK from the coding sequence GTGGCTGACACGGCGTTTCAGGTAGAGGTCGTCTCCGTCGAGGAGCGGCTGTGGTCGGGCGAGGCGACCTTCGTCATCGCCCAGACCACGGAGGGTGAGCTGGGTGTCCTGGCTCATCACGAGCCGCTGTTCGGCCAGCTCACCACCGGTGGCGCTGTCGCCATCGACACGGTGGGCGGCGAGCGACTGGCCGCGGCCATCCGCGGCGGCTTCCTCTCGGTGACCGGCGAGAAGGTCACCGTGCTGGCGGACGGGGCCGAATGGGCCTCCACGCTGGAGGAGGCCGAGGTCCGGCGCGCCCTCGAGGCGGCGGCGGAGGGGTCCGACGAGCAGGCGACCGCGCAGGGACAGCTGCGCGCGATCGAGTTCCTCGCGGGCAAGTAA
- the mce gene encoding methylmalonyl-CoA epimerase, giving the protein MTESQSRHSDHTAPAAHAVPAAYLLGIDHVGVAVSDFDAALEWYARVLGMVCTHEEINEAQGVREGMLSPASLVAADGAPSSQAQLQVLAPLTPESTIAKFLDRNGPGMQQLAYRVTDLAAVTAHLREQGVRLLYDEPRAGTAGSRINFLHPKDAGGILVELVEPAS; this is encoded by the coding sequence ATGACAGAGAGCCAATCGCGACATTCCGATCACACCGCGCCCGCTGCGCACGCCGTGCCCGCCGCATACCTCCTGGGCATCGACCACGTGGGCGTCGCCGTGTCCGACTTCGACGCGGCCCTCGAGTGGTACGCCCGCGTCCTCGGGATGGTCTGCACGCACGAGGAGATCAACGAGGCGCAGGGCGTCCGGGAGGGGATGCTCTCCCCCGCCTCGCTCGTCGCCGCCGACGGCGCACCGTCGAGCCAGGCGCAGCTGCAGGTGCTGGCCCCGCTGACCCCGGAGTCGACCATCGCGAAGTTCCTGGACCGCAACGGCCCGGGGATGCAGCAGCTGGCCTACCGGGTCACGGACCTCGCGGCGGTCACCGCGCACCTGCGGGAGCAGGGCGTGCGCCTGCTGTACGACGAGCCCCGCGCGGGTACCGCGGGCTCGCGGATCAACTTCCTGCATCCGAAGGACGCGGGCGGCATCCTCGTGGAGCTGGTCGAACCTGCATCCTGA
- a CDS encoding ABC transporter substrate-binding protein, which translates to MSDYGVPRRAVLTGLGGLALAGALAACGDAGRGAPRGDLRVWFHQYGEQGAQEALARYAADYPKGGVRVSSFPADYDERVSSALGGDDGPDVFEFANGPTIDMITSGQVADLTGLLGDARSDFTPALLERMTSGGRVYGIPQVTDMQLLVYRKSLLAQAGVVPPRTLDELVSAARALNRGTVKGLFLGNSGGADVLGGVLLWSAGRDYLTPDRRPGFVAEEVAAGLRTMRGLFTSGDLLLGAARDWPDPSVFIAGEAAMQWTGLWALPAIRAALGDDVGVRPFPAIGRNGATSVPFGAYGAAVNARGDVDRAKDFVRWLWVDRTDLQLDWAQRYGLHVPSRRSLVPQATQLATGLFNEAADLVNTVGHPQTPLLWTPRSAAAYRDALDRVIRGGAEPMAELRAVASVVEAELARFPR; encoded by the coding sequence GTGTCTGACTACGGTGTGCCCCGCCGCGCGGTGCTGACGGGCCTGGGCGGCCTGGCCCTGGCCGGCGCTCTCGCGGCGTGCGGCGACGCCGGTCGCGGCGCGCCCCGCGGTGACCTGCGGGTCTGGTTCCACCAGTACGGGGAACAGGGCGCGCAGGAGGCGCTGGCGCGCTACGCCGCGGACTACCCCAAGGGAGGTGTGCGCGTCAGCTCCTTCCCGGCCGACTACGACGAGCGGGTCTCGTCCGCCCTCGGCGGCGACGACGGCCCGGACGTCTTCGAGTTCGCCAACGGCCCGACGATCGACATGATCACCTCCGGCCAGGTCGCCGATCTCACCGGCCTGCTCGGGGACGCGCGCTCCGACTTCACGCCCGCGCTCCTCGAGCGGATGACATCGGGCGGCCGGGTGTACGGCATCCCGCAGGTGACCGACATGCAGCTTCTCGTGTACCGGAAGTCGCTGCTCGCCCAGGCCGGTGTCGTCCCGCCCCGTACCCTCGACGAGCTGGTCTCGGCCGCGCGGGCGTTGAACCGCGGCACGGTCAAGGGGCTGTTCCTCGGGAACAGCGGCGGCGCGGACGTCCTCGGCGGGGTTCTGCTGTGGTCCGCCGGCCGGGACTACCTGACGCCCGACCGCCGGCCGGGATTCGTCGCCGAGGAGGTCGCGGCGGGCCTGCGGACCATGCGCGGCCTCTTCACCTCGGGTGACCTGCTGCTGGGCGCCGCCCGGGACTGGCCGGACCCGAGCGTCTTCATCGCCGGGGAGGCGGCGATGCAGTGGACCGGTCTGTGGGCGCTGCCCGCGATCCGCGCGGCGCTCGGCGATGACGTCGGGGTGCGGCCGTTCCCCGCGATCGGCAGGAACGGCGCCACGAGCGTGCCCTTCGGGGCGTACGGCGCCGCGGTCAACGCCCGGGGTGACGTCGACCGCGCCAAGGACTTCGTGCGCTGGCTGTGGGTCGATCGGACCGACCTGCAACTGGACTGGGCCCAGCGCTACGGCCTGCACGTACCGTCCCGGCGCTCGCTGGTGCCGCAGGCGACCCAGTTGGCGACGGGACTGTTCAACGAGGCCGCCGACCTGGTGAACACCGTCGGGCACCCGCAGACGCCGCTGCTCTGGACGCCGCGCAGCGCCGCCGCCTACCGTGATGCGCTCGACCGGGTGATCCGCGGCGGCGCCGAACCGATGGCGGAGCTGCGCGCGGTCGCGTCGGTGGTGGAGGCGGAGCTCGCGCGGTTCCCGCGCTGA
- a CDS encoding tetratricopeptide repeat protein: MTTPRGASRQDQERALRTAAAMAGAVDLSGLKARAEAKAAQQARPAPSGDAGEAGGAPGPGVVDVTDQSFPVEVIDRSAKQLVVVLLAASYSEQSQAMSAVLQKLATDDAGRWTLARVDVDGAPGVAQAFGAQSVPMVIAVAGGRAVTAFAGAQPEAAARQWLDDVLAQLPPEFGGGPASAGEAPSDPRREAAEQLAADGDYEGARAAYEAILHANPGDAEAAAAVKQMAFFARATGAEPGAIARADAAAGATGEERVALALAAADEELLTGSPKGAFDRLIAGIRVTAGDDRSALRTRLLELFELFDPADPVVLAARRDLAGALF, translated from the coding sequence GTGACTACACCTCGAGGCGCATCCAGGCAGGATCAGGAACGGGCGCTGCGCACCGCCGCGGCGATGGCGGGGGCTGTCGACCTCTCGGGTCTGAAGGCCCGGGCGGAGGCGAAGGCCGCGCAGCAGGCCCGCCCGGCACCGTCGGGCGACGCGGGGGAGGCGGGCGGCGCCCCCGGTCCCGGCGTGGTCGACGTGACGGATCAGAGCTTCCCCGTCGAGGTCATCGACCGCTCCGCGAAGCAGCTGGTCGTGGTGCTGCTCGCCGCGTCGTACAGCGAACAGTCGCAGGCGATGTCCGCGGTGCTGCAGAAGCTCGCGACGGACGACGCGGGCCGGTGGACCCTGGCCCGCGTGGACGTCGACGGTGCGCCGGGCGTCGCGCAGGCCTTCGGGGCGCAGTCGGTGCCGATGGTGATCGCCGTCGCGGGCGGCCGCGCGGTGACGGCCTTCGCCGGCGCGCAGCCCGAGGCGGCGGCGCGGCAGTGGCTGGACGACGTGCTCGCGCAGCTCCCGCCCGAGTTCGGCGGGGGACCGGCGAGCGCGGGCGAGGCACCGTCCGATCCGCGGCGCGAGGCCGCGGAGCAGCTCGCGGCCGACGGCGACTACGAGGGCGCGCGCGCCGCCTACGAGGCGATCCTGCACGCGAACCCGGGCGACGCCGAGGCGGCGGCCGCGGTCAAGCAGATGGCCTTCTTCGCCCGCGCCACCGGCGCCGAGCCGGGCGCGATCGCGCGGGCCGACGCGGCGGCCGGGGCGACGGGGGAGGAGCGGGTCGCACTCGCGCTCGCCGCCGCCGACGAGGAGCTCCTCACGGGATCGCCGAAGGGCGCGTTCGACCGGCTCATCGCCGGGATCCGCGTCACGGCGGGCGACGACCGCTCCGCGTTGCGCACCCGGCTGCTGGAGCTCTTCGAACTGTTCGACCCGGCGGATCCCGTGGTCCTGGCGGCCCGGCGCGACCTGGCGGGCGCGCTGTTCTGA
- a CDS encoding DUF2550 domain-containing protein, whose translation MGGVVFVAVVAVLVLLAVGAVVALRLYSLRVAGVPIILRYLPAQEEQGWRHGTLRYDDHELKYYRLSSVRLGPSWTLPRNGTEIVGRRAPHGTELDVIDPDMVIVHAVTPGGETELAFARDGLTAFQSWLESRPSPRRQRP comes from the coding sequence ATGGGCGGTGTGGTCTTCGTCGCGGTGGTCGCCGTCCTGGTGCTGCTCGCCGTCGGCGCGGTCGTCGCCCTGCGTCTCTACAGCCTCCGCGTCGCCGGCGTGCCGATCATCCTCCGGTACCTCCCGGCCCAGGAGGAGCAGGGCTGGCGCCACGGCACGCTCCGGTACGACGACCACGAGCTGAAGTACTACCGGCTCTCCAGCGTGCGGCTCGGCCCCAGCTGGACGCTGCCGCGCAACGGGACCGAGATCGTCGGCCGTCGCGCGCCGCACGGCACCGAGCTCGACGTCATCGACCCCGACATGGTCATCGTGCACGCGGTGACCCCGGGCGGGGAGACGGAGCTCGCCTTCGCGCGGGACGGCCTCACGGCGTTCCAGTCCTGGCTCGAGTCGCGCCCGAGCCCGCGCCGCCAGCGTCCGTGA
- a CDS encoding alpha/beta fold hydrolase, producing the protein MVDILGGLPGGRALEASVNRLTATARNGFEVLTQGGLETGAKPSQFTVVERSPMYRLRRYFADRAPAPAVDDRPVILLVPPMMVDANVFDVTEHNGAVSVLHRAGLDPWVIDFGAPDREEGGLERNLADHVVAISRAIDQVTALRGRDVHIGGYSQGGMFCYQVAAYRQSRSIASLVTFGSPVDISAGLPLGAPPALVNKGAEFVADHVFNRFYLPSWMVQRGFELLNPVKAVRSRLDFVRQLHDRDALLPREDQRRFLEADGWVAYAGPAVADLLKQFVVHNRMLTGGFAIDGDAVSLASITSPVLAFVGLSDQIGRPSAVRGILQAAPKAKVYEAQVSAGHFGLVVGSSAGAVTYPTVTRWINWLEGRGPQPDNVAAMQPDDGTDVGVNPLVAGLGGIATVGFVAARDVLDAASGAAAGASAVAREVTRGLPKLARLGQLQAHTQVSLGKLLAEQAASDPHGELFLYEDRVHTKHAVNERIDRVVSGLIQVGVRQGEHVGVLMHTRPSALVAMAALSRLGAVAVLLPPGTDYAAALRLGEATAMVTDPEHAEDAAAVAERVFVVGGGDRRDRPGASRQDLGAELVDLEQVDPDNVRIPRWYRPDAGLGRDLAFVMFSEVGGRLRAKRVTNGRWALSAFGTASAARLSQSDTVYCLTPLSHSSGLMTSLGGALAGGSRIALTRDFDPDRFMVEVQRYGVTVVCYTWNLMRAVLDTPGLEIPRYHPVRAFIGSGMSAELSRRVGETFDAQVIEFYASTEGEIVLAKVRGGKPGAKGRRLPGSADVALVDYYFDSGRFVEDDDGYLQEVGDGEVGVLIGRADPDVTHRDVLLRGVFRPGDAWFSTGHLFRRDEDGDYWLVDDVRTVAVTDRGPVYSIPITDVLEQLGQVDQAVVYQVPGDGAGDAPRVVAAVTVRTGAELTADDISDAFAGRHDQYPDAVHIVGEVPLTSWYRPRRAALAAAGMPEPGPTSWRFDPDQQRYR; encoded by the coding sequence GTGGTGGACATCCTGGGTGGACTTCCCGGCGGGAGGGCGCTCGAGGCGTCGGTGAACCGCCTGACGGCGACCGCGCGCAACGGCTTCGAGGTGCTCACCCAGGGCGGCCTCGAGACCGGGGCGAAGCCCTCGCAGTTCACGGTCGTGGAGCGCTCGCCGATGTACCGGCTGCGGCGCTACTTCGCCGACCGGGCGCCCGCACCGGCCGTGGACGACCGGCCGGTGATCCTGCTGGTGCCGCCCATGATGGTCGACGCGAACGTCTTCGACGTCACGGAGCACAACGGCGCCGTCTCGGTCCTGCACCGGGCGGGCCTCGATCCGTGGGTCATCGACTTCGGCGCCCCCGACCGCGAGGAGGGCGGCCTCGAACGCAACCTCGCCGACCACGTGGTCGCCATCTCCCGGGCGATCGACCAGGTGACGGCCCTGCGCGGCCGCGACGTGCACATCGGCGGCTACTCGCAGGGCGGCATGTTCTGCTACCAGGTGGCCGCCTACCGGCAGTCCCGCTCCATCGCGAGCCTGGTGACCTTCGGCAGCCCGGTCGACATCTCCGCGGGCCTGCCCCTGGGGGCGCCGCCGGCCCTGGTCAACAAGGGCGCCGAGTTCGTGGCCGATCACGTCTTCAACCGCTTCTACCTGCCCAGCTGGATGGTGCAGCGCGGTTTCGAGCTGCTCAACCCCGTGAAGGCGGTCCGCTCGCGGCTCGACTTCGTCCGGCAGCTGCACGATCGCGATGCGCTGCTCCCGCGCGAGGACCAGCGCCGGTTCCTGGAGGCCGACGGGTGGGTCGCCTACGCCGGGCCCGCGGTCGCCGACCTGCTCAAGCAGTTCGTCGTGCACAACCGCATGCTCACGGGCGGCTTCGCGATCGACGGTGACGCGGTCTCGCTGGCCTCGATCACGAGCCCCGTGCTGGCCTTCGTCGGCCTCTCCGACCAGATCGGCCGGCCCAGCGCCGTCCGTGGGATCCTGCAGGCCGCGCCGAAGGCGAAGGTGTACGAGGCGCAGGTGTCCGCCGGCCACTTCGGGCTCGTCGTCGGCAGTTCGGCGGGCGCGGTGACGTACCCGACGGTGACGCGGTGGATCAACTGGCTGGAGGGCCGCGGCCCGCAGCCCGACAACGTGGCGGCGATGCAGCCCGACGACGGCACCGACGTCGGCGTCAATCCGCTCGTCGCGGGCCTCGGCGGCATCGCCACCGTCGGCTTCGTGGCCGCGCGCGACGTCCTCGACGCGGCCTCCGGGGCCGCGGCCGGCGCGTCCGCGGTCGCCCGCGAGGTGACCCGCGGGCTGCCGAAACTGGCCCGCCTCGGCCAGCTGCAGGCCCACACCCAGGTGTCCCTCGGGAAGCTGCTCGCCGAGCAGGCGGCGTCGGACCCGCACGGCGAACTCTTCCTGTACGAGGACCGCGTGCACACCAAGCACGCGGTGAACGAGCGCATCGACCGCGTGGTGAGCGGCCTGATCCAGGTCGGCGTGCGCCAGGGCGAGCACGTGGGCGTGCTCATGCACACCCGCCCGTCGGCGCTGGTCGCGATGGCCGCGCTGTCGCGGCTCGGCGCCGTCGCGGTGCTGCTCCCGCCGGGAACGGACTACGCCGCGGCCCTGCGGCTGGGGGAGGCCACCGCGATGGTCACGGACCCCGAGCACGCGGAGGACGCGGCCGCCGTCGCGGAGCGCGTCTTCGTGGTCGGCGGCGGCGACCGACGCGACCGGCCCGGCGCCTCCCGGCAGGACCTCGGCGCCGAGCTGGTGGACCTGGAGCAGGTCGACCCGGACAACGTGCGGATCCCGCGGTGGTACCGACCCGACGCGGGACTGGGCCGCGACCTGGCCTTCGTGATGTTCTCCGAGGTCGGGGGCAGGCTGCGGGCGAAGCGGGTCACCAACGGCCGGTGGGCCCTGTCGGCGTTCGGCACCGCGTCGGCGGCCCGGCTCTCGCAGAGCGACACCGTGTACTGCCTCACGCCGCTCAGCCACAGCTCGGGCCTCATGACGAGCCTCGGCGGGGCGCTCGCCGGGGGCTCGCGGATCGCTCTCACCCGCGACTTCGATCCCGACCGGTTCATGGTCGAGGTGCAGCGGTACGGCGTCACCGTGGTCTGCTACACGTGGAACCTCATGCGGGCGGTGCTCGACACCCCCGGCCTGGAGATCCCGCGGTACCACCCGGTGCGGGCGTTCATCGGCTCCGGCATGTCGGCGGAGCTCTCGCGGCGGGTCGGTGAGACGTTCGACGCGCAGGTGATCGAGTTCTACGCGTCCACCGAGGGCGAGATCGTGCTCGCGAAGGTGCGGGGCGGCAAGCCGGGCGCGAAGGGACGACGCCTGCCCGGCAGCGCCGACGTGGCCCTCGTCGACTACTACTTCGATTCCGGGCGGTTCGTCGAGGACGACGACGGCTACCTGCAGGAGGTCGGCGACGGTGAGGTGGGCGTGCTCATCGGCCGCGCCGACCCGGATGTCACCCACCGCGACGTGCTGCTGCGGGGCGTGTTCCGGCCCGGTGACGCCTGGTTCTCGACGGGCCACCTGTTCCGCCGCGACGAGGACGGCGACTACTGGCTGGTCGACGACGTCCGCACCGTCGCCGTGACCGACCGCGGCCCGGTCTACTCCATCCCGATCACCGACGTGCTCGAACAGCTCGGGCAGGTGGATCAGGCCGTCGTGTACCAGGTGCCGGGCGACGGTGCCGGCGACGCGCCCCGCGTCGTCGCCGCGGTCACGGTCCGGACCGGCGCGGAGCTCACCGCCGACGACATCAGCGACGCCTTCGCGGGCCGGCACGACCAGTACCCGGACGCGGTGCACATCGTCGGCGAGGTGCCGCTCACGAGTTGGTACCGCCCCCGGCGGGCGGCGCTCGCCGCCGCGGGCATGCCCGAGCCGGGCCCGACGTCGTGGCGGTTCGACCCGGATCAGCAGCGCTACCGCTGA
- the nucS gene encoding endonuclease NucS: protein MRVVIAECQVDYVGRLTAHLPMARRLILVKADGSVSIHADDRAYKPLNWMSPPCWLETTPPEDEAKDVPEGHQLWIVRNKAEEQLRILIGAVEHDSSHDLGVDPGLVKDGVEAHLQELLAEHTQTFGEGYTLIRREYMTAIGPVDLLCRDADGGTVAVEVKRRAEIDGVEQLTRYLELLNRDPLIAPVTGILAAQQVKPQARTLAEDRGIRCVTVDYDVLRGTEDTSYKLF from the coding sequence GTGCGTGTCGTGATTGCCGAATGCCAGGTCGACTACGTGGGTCGGCTGACCGCCCACCTCCCGATGGCCCGGCGCCTGATCCTCGTCAAGGCCGACGGATCCGTCAGCATCCACGCGGACGACCGCGCCTACAAGCCGCTGAACTGGATGAGTCCGCCCTGCTGGCTGGAGACCACGCCGCCGGAGGACGAGGCGAAGGACGTGCCCGAGGGGCATCAGCTGTGGATCGTGCGCAACAAGGCGGAGGAACAGCTCCGCATCCTCATCGGCGCGGTCGAGCACGACAGCAGCCATGATCTGGGCGTCGACCCGGGCCTGGTGAAGGACGGCGTCGAGGCCCACCTGCAGGAGCTGCTCGCCGAACACACCCAGACGTTCGGGGAGGGCTACACGCTGATCCGGCGCGAGTACATGACGGCCATCGGCCCCGTAGACCTGCTGTGCCGGGACGCGGACGGCGGCACCGTCGCCGTGGAGGTCAAGCGCCGCGCGGAGATCGACGGCGTGGAGCAGCTGACCCGCTACCTGGAGCTCCTCAACCGGGACCCGCTCATCGCTCCCGTCACGGGCATCCTGGCGGCTCAGCAGGTCAAGCCGCAGGCCCGGACCCTCGCGGAGGACCGCGGCATCCGGTGCGTCACCGTCGACTACGACGTGCTCCGCGGTACCGAGGACACGTCCTACAAGCTCTTCTGA
- a CDS encoding cob(I)yrinic acid a,c-diamide adenosyltransferase, producing the protein MAVHLTRIYTRTGDDGTTGLGDFTRVTKSDARLRAYADCDEANAALGLAVTVGAPEPALRAVLLRLQNELFDVGADLSNPIVPDPEYPPLRVTPEYIERLEAWCDEYNADLPKLDSFVLPGGTPLAAYLHLARTVVRRAERAAWDAVREHGDTVSVLPAKYLNRLSDLLFILSRVANPGGDVLWKPGGDR; encoded by the coding sequence ATGGCTGTCCACCTCACCCGCATCTACACCCGCACCGGCGACGACGGCACCACCGGCCTGGGCGACTTCACCCGGGTCACGAAGTCCGACGCACGGCTGCGGGCCTACGCGGACTGCGACGAGGCGAACGCGGCCCTCGGGTTGGCAGTCACCGTCGGCGCCCCGGAGCCCGCACTCCGCGCCGTGCTGCTCCGGCTGCAGAACGAGCTCTTCGACGTGGGCGCGGATCTCTCGAACCCGATCGTCCCGGATCCCGAGTACCCGCCCCTGCGTGTGACCCCGGAGTACATCGAGCGACTCGAGGCGTGGTGCGACGAGTACAACGCGGACCTGCCGAAGCTCGATTCCTTCGTCCTGCCGGGCGGCACCCCCCTCGCGGCGTACCTGCACCTCGCGCGCACCGTCGTGCGGCGGGCCGAGCGGGCGGCGTGGGACGCGGTGCGCGAGCACGGGGACACGGTGTCGGTGCTGCCGGCGAAGTACCTCAACCGGCTTTCGGACCTGCTGTTCATCCTGTCCCGGGTCGCGAATCCCGGGGGCGACGTGCTGTGGAAGCCGGGCGGCGATCGCTGA